The following coding sequences lie in one Rutidosis leptorrhynchoides isolate AG116_Rl617_1_P2 chromosome 6, CSIRO_AGI_Rlap_v1, whole genome shotgun sequence genomic window:
- the LOC139853353 gene encoding probable F-box protein At2g36090 isoform X2: protein MSTTTVTPPQTAAISLLHSDIIESHILTRLDGQTLASASCVTSTLHSMTENDLMWSNVCRSTWPSTSGELVSGIIDSFSSDRNGPRAFFAQAFPLPSPDPTKATTTWSSVSWPQCNKLVTPKGLISAVDIYYKNKLIFTKVEETETISSWFLCSPFRIDLLDPKDMVPIEIPYPDEDDTCKLLIDDITLSWILIDPNAKRAINLSSHKPVSVQRHWLSGEVQVRFASILAGGDHKYTSDATTVVRCGIVVTCGRSESGDMQVIRELSMEVEDMDGKHLNGRDSLVILQRTMEGKRGNGVNREIEAKNRDNKFEEMKRERADKKLRLEGTLDNLSVAFGLSIFAGLFFVFY, encoded by the exons ATGTCAACCACCACCGTCACACCACCACAAACTGCCGCAATCTCATTACTACACAGTGATATAATCGAATCGCACATTTTAACTCGACTTGATGGACAAACGTTAGCCTCCGCCAGTTGTGTGACCTCAACGTTACATTCCATGACGGAAAACGATCTTATGTGGTCTAATGTTTGTCGTTCAACTTGGCCATCCACATCCGGTGAGCTCGTTAGTGGAATTATAGATAGCTTTTCGAGTGATCGTAATGGACCTCGAGCGTTTTTCGCTCAAGCGTTTCCTTTGCCATCACCTGACCCCACCAAGGCCACCACAACTTGGTCGTCAGTTTCGTGGCCACAGTGCAACAAATTAG TGACACCGAAAGGATTAATCTCAGCTGTGGATATTTACTACAAAAACAAACTAATTTTCACAAAAGTCGAAGAAACCGAAACCATTTCAAGTTGGTTCCTCTGCTCACCTTTCAGAATCGACTTATTAGATCCGAAAGACATGGTCCCCATCGAGATTCCCTACCCCGATGAGGATGACACGTGTAAGCTTCTAATCGATGACATTACTTTAAGTTGGATACTAATAGATCCAAATGCTAAACGAGCGATCAATTTATCTTCACATAAACCAGTGTCTGTCCAACGACACTGGTTGAGTGGTGAAGTACAAGTCCGGTTTGCGTCTATACTTGCGGGTGGGGACCACAAGTACACGTCAGACGCAACTACGGTGGTGCGGTGTGGGATAGTGGTTACTTGTGGCCGTTCAGAGTCAGGGGATATGCAAGTGATCAGGGAATTGAGTATGGAAGTTGAGGACATGGATGGAAAACATTTGAATGGAAGGGATAGTTTGGTAATTTTACAAAGGACAATGGAGGGTAAAAGAGGAAATGGGGTGAATAGAGAGATAGAAGCCAAAAATAGGGACAATAAATTTGAGGAAATGAAGAGAGAAAGAGCAGATAAAAAGTTGAGATTAGAAGGAACGTTAGATAATTTGTCTGTGGCTTTTGGTTTATCAATTTTTGCtggtttgttttttgttttttattaa
- the LOC139853353 gene encoding probable F-box protein At2g36090 isoform X1, with protein sequence MSTTTVTPPQTAAISLLHSDIIESHILTRLDGQTLASASCVTSTLHSMTENDLMWSNVCRSTWPSTSGELVSGIIDSFSSDRNGPRAFFAQAFPLPSPDPTKATTTWSSVSWPQCNKLGKLTPKGLISAVDIYYKNKLIFTKVEETETISSWFLCSPFRIDLLDPKDMVPIEIPYPDEDDTCKLLIDDITLSWILIDPNAKRAINLSSHKPVSVQRHWLSGEVQVRFASILAGGDHKYTSDATTVVRCGIVVTCGRSESGDMQVIRELSMEVEDMDGKHLNGRDSLVILQRTMEGKRGNGVNREIEAKNRDNKFEEMKRERADKKLRLEGTLDNLSVAFGLSIFAGLFFVFY encoded by the exons ATGTCAACCACCACCGTCACACCACCACAAACTGCCGCAATCTCATTACTACACAGTGATATAATCGAATCGCACATTTTAACTCGACTTGATGGACAAACGTTAGCCTCCGCCAGTTGTGTGACCTCAACGTTACATTCCATGACGGAAAACGATCTTATGTGGTCTAATGTTTGTCGTTCAACTTGGCCATCCACATCCGGTGAGCTCGTTAGTGGAATTATAGATAGCTTTTCGAGTGATCGTAATGGACCTCGAGCGTTTTTCGCTCAAGCGTTTCCTTTGCCATCACCTGACCCCACCAAGGCCACCACAACTTGGTCGTCAGTTTCGTGGCCACAGTGCAACAAATTAGGCAAGT TGACACCGAAAGGATTAATCTCAGCTGTGGATATTTACTACAAAAACAAACTAATTTTCACAAAAGTCGAAGAAACCGAAACCATTTCAAGTTGGTTCCTCTGCTCACCTTTCAGAATCGACTTATTAGATCCGAAAGACATGGTCCCCATCGAGATTCCCTACCCCGATGAGGATGACACGTGTAAGCTTCTAATCGATGACATTACTTTAAGTTGGATACTAATAGATCCAAATGCTAAACGAGCGATCAATTTATCTTCACATAAACCAGTGTCTGTCCAACGACACTGGTTGAGTGGTGAAGTACAAGTCCGGTTTGCGTCTATACTTGCGGGTGGGGACCACAAGTACACGTCAGACGCAACTACGGTGGTGCGGTGTGGGATAGTGGTTACTTGTGGCCGTTCAGAGTCAGGGGATATGCAAGTGATCAGGGAATTGAGTATGGAAGTTGAGGACATGGATGGAAAACATTTGAATGGAAGGGATAGTTTGGTAATTTTACAAAGGACAATGGAGGGTAAAAGAGGAAATGGGGTGAATAGAGAGATAGAAGCCAAAAATAGGGACAATAAATTTGAGGAAATGAAGAGAGAAAGAGCAGATAAAAAGTTGAGATTAGAAGGAACGTTAGATAATTTGTCTGTGGCTTTTGGTTTATCAATTTTTGCtggtttgttttttgttttttattaa